Proteins from a single region of Haloterrigena alkaliphila:
- a CDS encoding amidohydrolase family protein: MLELEHRFRVVDVYSRLSVDEGTRRTGGHSITADRLEREMHQAGITRSVVFPPAGPERGYLAPNNGVARRSVDRPFVAFARINGSQRPSESATDRLRNAVRSREDHHTTPADVERYAYDARFHGFVIDPGTDGYPDADVLAALEAVDLPVIVRGGTDATPGALANTLLERSFPVIVAHFGGHPLDRSLMGETIDLLAEFDDCYLETSFVRYRDLLERALLEHPDRVLFGSGAPACHPDVAVMEILTLDVSEDKLWRVFSKNACRVIDALGPNADT; the protein is encoded by the coding sequence ATGCTCGAGCTGGAACACCGGTTTCGCGTCGTCGACGTCTACTCGCGGCTGTCGGTCGACGAGGGGACGAGACGCACCGGCGGCCACTCGATCACCGCGGACCGGCTCGAGCGGGAGATGCACCAGGCGGGGATCACGCGCTCGGTCGTCTTCCCGCCCGCGGGTCCCGAGCGGGGCTACCTCGCGCCGAACAACGGCGTCGCCCGCCGCAGCGTCGACCGCCCGTTCGTCGCCTTCGCGCGGATCAACGGCTCGCAGCGGCCCAGCGAGAGTGCGACCGACCGGCTCCGAAACGCCGTCAGGAGCCGCGAGGACCACCACACGACCCCCGCGGACGTCGAGCGCTACGCCTACGACGCCCGGTTCCACGGCTTCGTCATCGATCCCGGAACCGACGGCTACCCCGACGCGGACGTCCTCGCGGCCCTCGAGGCCGTCGACCTCCCCGTGATCGTCCGCGGGGGCACCGACGCCACCCCGGGGGCCCTCGCGAACACGCTGCTCGAGCGATCGTTTCCCGTGATCGTCGCCCACTTCGGCGGCCATCCCCTCGACCGGTCGCTCATGGGCGAGACGATCGACCTCCTCGCGGAGTTCGACGACTGCTACCTCGAGACGAGTTTCGTCCGGTACCGCGACCTCCTCGAGCGCGCGCTGCTCGAGCACCCCGACCGGGTCCTGTTCGGCAGCGGCGCGCCGGCCTGCCACCCCGACGTCGCCGTCATGGAGATCCTGACGCTCGACGTCTCGGAGGACAAGCTGTGGCGGGTGTTCTCGAAAAACGCCTGCCGCGTGATCGACGCGCTCGGGCCGAACGCGGACACGTAG
- the thsA gene encoding thermosome subunit alpha, with product MFIMSEDSQRTQGRDAQSSNIMAGKAVAEAVRTTLGPRGMDKMLVDSGGEVVITNDGATILNEMDIEHPAAQMIVEVADSQEEEVGDGTTTAAVIAGNLLGEAEDLIEQDVHATTIVEGYHEASEIALEAIEEQISEEAVDDDVLKQVAESSMTGKGTGGLTAESLAETVVEAIRHVELEGGVARDNVTVHTQIGASSNATELVPGIVIDEEPAHEGMPTDVEDASIAVLDVELGVRTGEIDAEYAIDSIDQLNTALDAEESEVRGYAETVADSGADVVFTTEDVDDRVSNFLANEGILVFENVGSSDAKDIVSATGATRVGALDDLEESDFGAADRVRTDSFGDDELAFVEGGAAAETVTVFVRGGTEHVVDELERAIGDALDVVATALASGEVVPGAGATEIAIADKIREEAAGIEGRKQLAVNAFADALDVVPRTLAANTGQDPIDALVDLRAAHESEGRAGLITSGEEVTIADPFEYGVIDPADVKREAVESATEAATMIARIDDVIAAE from the coding sequence ATGTTTATCATGAGCGAGGATAGTCAGCGAACACAGGGGCGTGACGCCCAGTCGTCCAACATTATGGCCGGGAAGGCGGTCGCCGAGGCCGTACGGACGACGCTCGGCCCCCGCGGGATGGACAAGATGCTCGTCGACTCCGGCGGCGAGGTCGTCATTACCAACGACGGGGCGACGATTCTCAACGAGATGGACATCGAGCACCCCGCGGCCCAGATGATCGTCGAGGTCGCCGACTCCCAGGAGGAGGAGGTCGGCGACGGGACGACGACCGCGGCCGTCATCGCCGGCAACCTGCTCGGCGAGGCCGAAGACCTCATCGAACAGGACGTCCACGCGACGACGATCGTCGAGGGCTACCACGAGGCGTCCGAGATCGCCCTCGAGGCCATCGAGGAGCAGATCAGCGAGGAGGCCGTCGACGACGACGTGCTCAAGCAGGTCGCCGAATCGAGCATGACCGGCAAGGGCACCGGCGGTCTCACCGCCGAGTCGCTGGCCGAGACGGTCGTCGAAGCGATCCGGCACGTCGAACTCGAGGGCGGCGTCGCGCGCGACAACGTCACCGTCCACACCCAGATCGGCGCCTCTTCGAACGCGACGGAGCTCGTCCCCGGCATCGTCATCGACGAGGAGCCCGCCCACGAGGGCATGCCCACGGACGTCGAGGACGCCTCGATCGCGGTGCTGGACGTCGAACTCGGCGTCCGAACCGGCGAGATCGACGCCGAGTACGCCATCGACTCGATCGACCAGCTCAACACCGCACTCGACGCCGAGGAGAGCGAGGTCCGCGGCTACGCCGAGACGGTCGCCGACAGCGGCGCGGACGTCGTCTTCACCACCGAGGACGTCGACGACCGCGTAAGTAACTTCCTCGCCAACGAGGGCATCCTCGTCTTCGAGAACGTCGGTAGCAGCGACGCCAAGGACATCGTCTCCGCGACCGGCGCCACCCGCGTCGGCGCTCTCGACGATCTCGAGGAATCGGACTTCGGCGCGGCCGACCGGGTCCGCACCGACTCCTTCGGCGACGACGAACTCGCGTTCGTCGAGGGCGGCGCGGCCGCCGAGACGGTCACCGTCTTCGTCCGCGGCGGCACCGAACACGTCGTCGACGAACTCGAGCGCGCCATCGGCGACGCCTTAGACGTCGTGGCGACCGCCCTCGCATCGGGCGAGGTCGTCCCCGGCGCCGGCGCGACCGAGATCGCCATCGCGGACAAGATCCGCGAGGAGGCCGCCGGCATCGAGGGTCGCAAGCAACTCGCCGTCAACGCCTTCGCCGACGCGCTGGACGTCGTCCCGCGCACGCTGGCCGCCAACACCGGCCAGGACCCCATCGACGCGCTCGTGGACCTTCGTGCCGCCCACGAGTCCGAGGGTCGCGCCGGGCTGATCACCAGCGGCGAGGAGGTCACCATCGCCGATCCCTTCGAGTACGGCGTCATCGACCCCGCCGACGTCAAGCGTGAGGCCGTCGAGAGCGCCACCGAGGCCGCGACGATGATCGCCCGCATCGACGACGTCATCGCCGCCGAGTAA
- a CDS encoding 50S ribosomal protein L44e, translating to MQMPRRFNTYCPHCNEHHEHEVEKTRTGRSSGMKWDARRTRRNSSSIGNSGRFSKVPAGEKPTKKTDLKYRCSECGKAHLREGWRAGRLEFQE from the coding sequence ATGCAGATGCCACGCCGATTCAATACGTACTGCCCGCACTGCAACGAACACCACGAACACGAAGTCGAGAAGACCCGAACCGGCCGTTCCTCGGGGATGAAGTGGGACGCTCGCCGCACCCGGCGAAACTCCTCGTCGATCGGGAACTCCGGTCGCTTCTCGAAGGTGCCCGCCGGCGAGAAGCCCACCAAGAAGACCGACCTCAAGTACCGCTGCAGCGAGTGCGGCAAGGCCCACCTCCGCGAAGGGTGGCGCGCCGGCCGACTCGAGTTCCAGGAGTGA
- a CDS encoding proteasome assembly chaperone family protein: MDELEIDAVAEVELDDPVLVEGLPGVGHVGSLAVEHLLEELEGDSTLVRRVYSQEFPPQVSVEDGVAELTCAEIHAVSVPDGRDLLLLTGDHQAQTNDGHYVLTDAFLDIAEEFGAEEVYALGGVPTGELIDEYAVVGAVSDESLLEALEDAGVEFREDEPAGGIVGVSGLLLGLGQRRSFDAACLMGETSGYLVDPKSARAVLEVLEETLGFDLEYESLDERADEMEEVIGKIQEMEQQQQQQQMPTDDDLRYIG; encoded by the coding sequence ATGGACGAACTCGAGATCGACGCAGTCGCCGAGGTCGAACTGGACGACCCCGTTCTCGTCGAGGGGTTGCCCGGCGTCGGCCACGTCGGGAGCCTCGCCGTCGAGCACCTGCTCGAGGAACTCGAGGGCGACAGCACGCTCGTCCGGCGGGTCTACTCCCAGGAGTTCCCGCCGCAGGTGAGCGTCGAGGACGGCGTCGCGGAACTGACCTGCGCCGAGATCCACGCCGTCTCCGTGCCCGACGGCCGCGATCTGTTGTTGCTGACCGGCGATCACCAGGCCCAGACCAACGACGGCCACTACGTGCTGACCGACGCCTTCCTCGACATCGCCGAGGAGTTCGGCGCCGAGGAGGTCTACGCGCTGGGCGGCGTCCCGACCGGCGAACTCATCGACGAGTACGCCGTCGTCGGGGCCGTCAGCGACGAGTCGCTGCTCGAGGCCCTCGAGGACGCCGGCGTCGAGTTCCGCGAGGACGAACCCGCCGGCGGCATCGTCGGCGTCTCGGGGCTGTTACTGGGGCTGGGTCAACGGCGCAGCTTCGACGCGGCCTGCCTGATGGGCGAGACCAGCGGCTACCTCGTCGACCCCAAGAGCGCCCGCGCGGTGCTCGAGGTGCTCGAGGAGACCCTCGGGTTCGACCTCGAGTACGAGTCGCTGGACGAACGAGCCGACGAGATGGAAGAGGTCATCGGCAAGATCCAGGAGATGGAACAGCAACAGCAGCAACAGCAGATGCCGACGGACGACGACCTGCGGTACATCGGCTAG
- a CDS encoding RNA-protein complex protein Nop10: MKSDIRMCSAWRDAHDRPVYTLSDSCPDCGADAVNSAPAPFNPGDPHGEYRRALKRRNR; the protein is encoded by the coding sequence ATGAAGTCGGATATCCGGATGTGTTCGGCGTGGCGCGACGCACACGACCGCCCGGTGTACACCCTTTCTGACAGCTGTCCGGACTGCGGCGCCGACGCCGTCAACAGCGCTCCAGCGCCGTTCAACCCCGGCGATCCGCACGGCGAGTACCGACGCGCTCTTAAACGTCGCAACCGCTGA
- a CDS encoding 30S ribosomal protein S27e: MAGNFYSVRCSDCENEQTVFGKASTEVACAVCGTTLARPTGGKAEIEHEILETVESR; this comes from the coding sequence ATGGCAGGAAATTTCTACAGCGTTCGATGCAGTGACTGCGAGAACGAACAGACCGTCTTCGGCAAGGCCTCCACGGAGGTCGCCTGTGCCGTCTGTGGCACGACGCTGGCGCGACCGACCGGCGGCAAAGCCGAGATCGAACACGAGATCCTCGAAACAGTCGAGTCACGATGA
- a CDS encoding translation initiation factor IF-2 subunit alpha, translating into MKYSGWPDPGELVVGKIDEIEDFGVFVDLEEYQDKRGLIHISEVASGWIKNVRDHVREGQIAVCKVLEIDEGSQQIDLSLKDVNDHQRSDKIQEWKNEQKADNWMGIALGDDVDDETYTAVANELIGVHGSLYDGFKQAAIHGEEALEDTDLSDDEVESIVETARENVSVPYVNVTGYVDLENPSPSGVDGIREALEAAEGNGEVPDEVDLEVSYVGAPEYRIEVQAPNYKTAESQLEDSAQRAVRAIESEGGSGEYHRERRTDDE; encoded by the coding sequence ATGAAGTACAGCGGCTGGCCCGACCCCGGCGAACTCGTCGTCGGCAAGATCGACGAGATCGAGGACTTCGGCGTCTTCGTCGATCTCGAGGAGTACCAGGACAAGCGCGGCCTGATCCACATCTCCGAGGTCGCCTCGGGGTGGATCAAGAACGTCCGCGATCACGTCCGCGAGGGTCAGATCGCCGTCTGCAAGGTCCTCGAAATCGACGAGGGCTCCCAGCAGATCGACCTCTCGCTGAAGGACGTCAACGATCACCAGCGATCCGACAAGATCCAGGAGTGGAAGAACGAGCAGAAAGCCGACAACTGGATGGGGATCGCGCTCGGCGACGATGTCGACGACGAAACCTACACCGCGGTCGCCAACGAACTGATCGGCGTCCACGGCAGCCTCTACGACGGCTTCAAGCAGGCCGCGATCCACGGCGAGGAGGCCCTCGAGGACACCGATCTCTCCGACGACGAGGTCGAGTCGATCGTCGAGACGGCCCGCGAGAACGTCTCGGTGCCGTACGTCAACGTCACCGGCTACGTCGACCTCGAGAACCCCTCGCCCAGCGGCGTCGACGGCATCCGCGAGGCCCTCGAGGCCGCCGAAGGCAACGGCGAGGTGCCCGACGAAGTCGACCTCGAGGTCAGCTACGTCGGCGCGCCCGAGTATCGCATCGAGGTGCAGGCGCCCAACTACAAGACCGCCGAATCCCAGCTCGAGGACAGCGCCCAGCGCGCGGTCCGAGCGATCGAATCCGAAGGCGGTTCGGGCGAATACCACCGCGAGCGACGGACCGACGACGAGTAA